A part of Paenibacillus sp. sptzw28 genomic DNA contains:
- a CDS encoding response regulator — MMKLLIVDDEPIERAGLQAILRNGYPDLIIGQARNGRIAMEMVAEEQPDLILMDIKMPGMNGLEAVERIGGEYPDIRFIMVTAYDTFDYARQAIKLGVRDYLLKPSKAAEIIATVDKVLKEIEEERREREAGKRTRDTLTKMMPVVEADVVTQLLFDHVHEVHLDELLGLLGGETTKEVFVMLVILNASPSPGEFYACVKNKVRELAIGWAGAMSGRQIPIVVFRQTGLSYRAQAAQTVQQLLMLQRKVPGTDCFIGIGSAYESLEQIRLSYREALISSADTALPARHRFYSDSIALPGLSGQNSAKHTEKLLLEHIRLGQWEQAEEIVLQFIRQGEQNGTGLALVQQRVQESLWLVSRTLYELGIETESSLFSFRAQDYRQLRMETKCLLERMNQEMTEHQSRLEADTLQRIKQYIAEHFQKDITLEMISKEVKLSPFYISKLFKEQFGVNYIDFLTECRIEKAKSLMNRPDVPLKEIAFEAGYNDPNYFSKVFKKMCGVSPTEYRNRIFGKKV; from the coding sequence ATGATGAAGCTGCTGATCGTGGATGACGAACCGATAGAAAGAGCAGGACTGCAGGCGATTCTGCGGAATGGCTACCCGGATTTGATCATCGGTCAGGCCAGGAACGGAAGAATAGCGATGGAGATGGTTGCCGAAGAACAGCCCGACCTTATCCTGATGGATATCAAAATGCCCGGAATGAACGGTCTTGAAGCGGTCGAGCGGATCGGCGGCGAGTATCCCGATATCAGGTTCATTATGGTCACTGCATACGATACGTTCGATTATGCCCGGCAAGCGATTAAGCTCGGGGTTAGAGATTATTTGCTCAAACCAAGCAAAGCCGCGGAAATCATCGCCACAGTCGACAAGGTGCTGAAGGAAATTGAAGAGGAACGGAGAGAACGCGAAGCCGGGAAACGGACGAGGGATACACTGACGAAAATGATGCCGGTCGTCGAAGCCGACGTCGTAACGCAGCTGTTGTTCGACCATGTGCATGAAGTTCATCTGGATGAGCTGCTGGGTCTGCTCGGAGGTGAAACGACGAAGGAAGTTTTCGTTATGCTTGTCATTCTGAATGCAAGCCCTTCCCCGGGAGAATTCTACGCCTGCGTGAAAAATAAAGTGAGAGAGCTCGCCATAGGATGGGCCGGCGCCATGTCCGGGCGTCAAATCCCGATCGTCGTGTTCCGCCAAACAGGGTTGTCTTACCGGGCGCAAGCGGCTCAGACGGTTCAACAGCTGCTGATGCTGCAGCGGAAGGTGCCCGGCACCGACTGCTTTATCGGGATCGGTTCCGCCTATGAGTCTCTTGAGCAAATTCGGCTGTCTTACCGGGAGGCGCTCATATCCTCCGCAGACACGGCGCTTCCGGCCAGACACCGATTTTATTCCGATTCAATCGCGCTTCCGGGCCTAAGCGGACAAAATTCCGCCAAGCACACGGAGAAGCTGCTTCTTGAGCATATCCGGCTGGGGCAATGGGAGCAAGCCGAGGAAATCGTGTTGCAGTTCATCCGTCAAGGCGAACAGAACGGTACGGGCCTTGCCCTGGTGCAGCAGAGAGTACAGGAGTCGCTCTGGCTCGTCTCCCGTACGCTGTATGAACTGGGGATCGAAACGGAGAGCTCGCTGTTCTCCTTCCGGGCGCAGGATTACCGGCAGCTGCGCATGGAAACGAAATGTCTGCTGGAGCGGATGAATCAGGAGATGACGGAACACCAAAGCCGGCTGGAAGCGGATACCTTGCAAAGAATCAAACAATACATCGCCGAGCATTTCCAAAAGGACATTACACTGGAGATGATATCCAAAGAGGTCAAACTGAGTCCTTTTTACATCAGCAAGCTGTTCAAGGAGCAGTTCGGCGTCAACTATATCGATTTCTTGACGGAGTGCCGGATCGAAAAGGCGAAATCGCTCATGAACCGGCCTGACGTCCCGCTCAAGGAAATCGCATTCGAGGCCGGTTACAACGACCCGAACTATTTCAGCAAGGTGTTCAAAAAAATGTGCGGCGTTTCCCCGACTGAATACCGCAATAGAATATTCGGCAAAAAAGTATAG
- a CDS encoding OmpL47-type beta-barrel domain-containing protein — protein sequence MKKSFITVLFMAALFVVGGTGVYAYEKIQVDSVDGTIWDYKDNRILFLDANHGLKVKDQSTGQITTIAQGKTPTVGFLTPKGAIFLAKSDGAASTALYDWRDGNLIELGTVDPTLIVKGNYAVYNIGSTIYLRDLTTGESKLVTDKADDHGYDVSDDWRANGASTVVWSNKEDHQIYSYLEGRTKKITNNSQKQHFSPITDGVNIMYTRIPVSGYGDAETVVYYNDGWGWITENIIATSSTLSIPYQDYTVNSGYVASYLNSNKDSLTAYQNSGTPNNDYILNYNEPIKSFKLGMHGDVLFATMSDEVYYWRDVYWGSDLTLTSISANAKVFWLERFIFVAEGGVLSKVLVSSYDNPPVNTVTPAPGSGWTNITEYTVTAVDDGSNVKTVWHLNGNIGEGTTVKIPSEGRHVLTVSSDDSGGNNDYDYIEIKVDTTPPVTTSTFTPDGDRFSVTLSAKDNLSGVKGIFYRINQGNWTQYYFPLKLTASEKDSLEFYSVDNAGNKEAEVPPPPSDTTAPTTELLANAAAPAAWYNADVSVKLNASDGASGSGIAKTFYRTNEGEWKEYSAPFTLSAAAAYKIEYYSSDLAGNKETAKSVTLGIDKTAPVTTYKVTPVYGTDKPAPYIKGYTVTLTAADSLSGVKATFYRTKGGAWTKYTAPFNLQSGEGNTNLEFYSEDHAGNKEVHS from the coding sequence TTGAAAAAATCCTTCATAACCGTTTTGTTTATGGCGGCCCTGTTCGTAGTAGGAGGCACCGGCGTATACGCTTATGAAAAGATTCAGGTCGATTCCGTTGACGGTACAATTTGGGATTATAAGGATAATCGCATTTTATTCCTGGATGCAAATCATGGACTGAAAGTAAAAGACCAGAGTACAGGCCAGATCACAACCATTGCCCAGGGCAAGACGCCTACCGTTGGTTTCCTAACGCCCAAAGGCGCCATTTTCCTCGCGAAAAGCGACGGAGCGGCTTCCACCGCACTGTACGATTGGCGCGACGGTAATTTAATCGAACTCGGAACAGTCGATCCCACTTTAATCGTAAAAGGGAATTATGCCGTTTATAATATCGGCTCGACAATCTATTTGCGTGACTTGACCACAGGCGAAAGCAAGCTGGTTACGGATAAGGCTGACGACCACGGTTATGATGTGAGCGATGATTGGCGGGCTAATGGTGCTTCAACCGTAGTGTGGAGCAACAAGGAAGACCACCAGATCTACAGTTATCTGGAAGGCAGAACGAAGAAAATAACAAACAACTCGCAGAAACAACATTTTTCACCGATAACAGACGGGGTTAACATTATGTATACCCGTATACCTGTCTCCGGTTACGGTGATGCCGAGACAGTAGTCTATTATAATGATGGTTGGGGTTGGATTACCGAAAACATAATAGCGACTTCCTCTACACTAAGTATTCCTTATCAGGACTACACAGTAAACAGTGGTTATGTTGCAAGCTATTTAAATAGTAATAAAGATAGTTTGACAGCCTATCAAAACTCCGGTACTCCCAATAATGATTATATTCTCAATTACAATGAACCGATTAAATCTTTTAAATTAGGTATGCACGGTGACGTTCTATTTGCAACAATGTCGGATGAGGTTTACTATTGGCGTGATGTTTATTGGGGTTCGGACTTGACTCTGACTTCTATTAGCGCTAATGCAAAAGTTTTTTGGCTGGAGCGCTTCATTTTTGTAGCAGAAGGAGGCGTACTGAGCAAAGTATTGGTATCTTCGTATGACAATCCTCCTGTCAATACAGTTACACCTGCTCCGGGTTCGGGCTGGACGAACATTACGGAATACACCGTAACAGCAGTAGATGATGGCTCGAATGTGAAAACAGTCTGGCATCTCAACGGTAATATTGGTGAAGGAACGACAGTAAAAATCCCTTCAGAGGGACGTCATGTCCTGACGGTTAGCAGCGATGACTCGGGTGGAAATAACGATTACGATTATATCGAAATAAAGGTGGACACTACACCGCCGGTTACCACATCCACGTTCACTCCGGACGGCGATCGTTTCTCCGTCACATTGTCCGCAAAGGATAACTTATCGGGAGTAAAGGGAATATTTTATCGGATTAACCAAGGCAATTGGACGCAGTATTATTTTCCGCTGAAACTGACCGCATCCGAAAAAGATAGTTTGGAATTCTACAGCGTCGATAATGCCGGTAATAAAGAGGCAGAAGTTCCACCCCCGCCAAGCGACACCACCGCACCAACGACTGAACTGCTCGCCAATGCAGCGGCTCCGGCAGCGTGGTATAACGCCGATGTCAGCGTAAAGTTAAATGCATCTGACGGTGCTTCGGGTTCGGGCATCGCCAAGACGTTCTACCGCACAAACGAGGGAGAGTGGAAAGAGTATTCGGCTCCTTTTACGCTGTCGGCGGCCGCCGCATACAAGATCGAATACTACAGCAGCGATCTTGCCGGCAACAAAGAGACAGCGAAATCAGTGACCCTTGGCATCGACAAGACGGCCCCGGTCACCACTTACAAGGTCACGCCGGTATACGGCACGGATAAACCTGCCCCGTACATCAAAGGGTATACCGTTACGCTAACTGCTGCGGACTCACTATCGGGTGTTAAAGCTACGTTTTACCGGACCAAAGGCGGTGCCTGGACGAAGTACACAGCCCCCTTCAATCTGCAGTCCGGCGAAGGCAATACCAATCTGGAATTCTACAGCGAGGATCACGCAGGCAATAAGGAAGTTCATTCATAA
- a CDS encoding sodium:alanine symporter family protein, translating into MEAFVNWVNGIIWSQALIYLCLGTGLFYTIAGRFLQVRHLKHMVVLMFQGKSSDAGISSFQALSVALAGRVGTGNIAGVATAIAMGGPGAVFWMWLIAFLGAGSAFVEATLGQIYKTKLDGQYRGGPAYYIEKGLKLKWYAVLFASVTVVAMGLLLPGVQANSIAAGMTNAFGIDPAITGIGLVVVLAAVIFGGVKRIAGVAQVAVPFMAVGYILVAIILILANISELPNVISLIFSSAFGADAAFGGILGAAISWGVKRGIYSNEAGQGTAPHAAAAAEVSHPAKQGLVQAFSVYIDTLFVCSATAFMILITGMYNVTPDGMAPIVNNLGDVTPGPVYTQQAVETLFPGFGAAFVAIALLFFAFTTIMAYYYQAETNLAYLNRKVRRIWSEYLLKIAVLGIVFYGSVKTASLAWGLGDIGVGSMAWLNIIAILLLTSPALKILKDYERQRKEGIDPVFDPAKVGIPDTDFWSEEYQPELPVDPYRDRDKTLTS; encoded by the coding sequence ATGGAGGCATTTGTTAATTGGGTAAACGGGATAATCTGGAGTCAAGCTTTAATCTATCTCTGTTTGGGAACAGGATTATTCTACACGATCGCAGGCCGTTTCCTGCAGGTGAGGCACCTTAAGCATATGGTGGTGCTGATGTTCCAAGGCAAGAGCTCCGACGCCGGGATATCCTCTTTCCAAGCGTTATCGGTAGCGCTCGCGGGCCGGGTAGGTACGGGCAATATCGCGGGTGTAGCGACTGCGATTGCAATGGGAGGACCGGGGGCGGTCTTCTGGATGTGGTTGATCGCCTTCTTGGGCGCCGGCTCCGCATTCGTTGAAGCGACCCTCGGCCAAATTTATAAAACCAAACTAGACGGTCAATACCGCGGAGGGCCTGCCTATTACATCGAAAAAGGATTAAAGCTCAAGTGGTACGCCGTTTTATTTGCGTCTGTTACGGTCGTAGCGATGGGCCTTCTGCTGCCGGGCGTGCAGGCGAACAGCATTGCCGCGGGAATGACGAACGCGTTCGGCATCGATCCCGCGATTACCGGCATTGGTCTTGTTGTCGTTCTCGCAGCGGTTATATTCGGCGGCGTGAAACGGATTGCCGGCGTTGCTCAGGTCGCGGTGCCGTTTATGGCTGTGGGCTACATATTAGTGGCGATCATTCTTATCCTTGCGAATATTTCGGAACTGCCAAACGTGATCAGTCTTATCTTCAGTAGCGCATTCGGCGCGGATGCCGCCTTCGGGGGGATCCTTGGAGCTGCCATCAGCTGGGGGGTAAAACGCGGCATTTATTCGAATGAAGCAGGTCAAGGCACGGCGCCTCATGCCGCTGCGGCCGCGGAAGTATCTCATCCTGCCAAGCAGGGCCTCGTTCAGGCCTTCTCCGTTTATATCGATACCTTGTTCGTTTGTTCCGCAACCGCATTTATGATTCTTATTACCGGCATGTACAATGTAACCCCGGATGGGATGGCTCCTATCGTCAACAACCTGGGCGATGTTACACCGGGTCCAGTATACACGCAGCAGGCGGTCGAAACGCTGTTCCCCGGATTCGGAGCTGCGTTCGTGGCCATTGCGCTGCTGTTCTTCGCTTTTACGACGATCATGGCCTATTACTATCAGGCCGAGACCAATCTGGCCTATCTTAATCGCAAGGTAAGACGTATCTGGTCGGAATACCTCTTGAAAATTGCAGTTCTGGGGATTGTCTTTTACGGCTCAGTCAAGACGGCCAGTCTCGCCTGGGGCTTGGGAGATATCGGCGTAGGCAGCATGGCGTGGCTGAACATTATCGCGATTCTTCTTCTGACCTCGCCGGCGTTGAAAATATTGAAGGACTATGAGAGACAGCGAAAGGAAGGAATCGACCCCGTATTCGACCCCGCGAAGGTGGGCATCCCGGATACCGATTTCTGGTCTGAAGAATACCAGCCCGAGCTGCCTGTCGATCCGTACCGAGACCGGGATAAAACGTTAACCTCATGA
- a CDS encoding substrate-binding domain-containing protein: MRKLLILLLPIVCLILFYFTITSLVKVFRADAAIPPEPEAESSEYRLVLITQELNTPFWNKVEAGAMAAARRSGAVLEVWGSYGMNQEEFLKKMEIAIASKVNGIIAQGLDTDDFNRLISVKAAENGIPVITVANDAPGSLRRTYVGSDHYKAGQMIGRQLLADMGDAGTVVLLKSDRQEDYQSQREKGILNVLDVKAHPNLRIVTAATDSTRDKVIRMMNDVLNLHPNADAFISLTAGNTSAMVQAIDNRSQAEKDFIYSFDDSPETRELLRRHKIDALIQQSPEKVGELSVNLMVQWLKGQTVPLNYRGYFTNMRILKAENIG; encoded by the coding sequence TTGAGGAAACTATTGATATTACTATTACCGATTGTATGCCTGATACTCTTCTATTTTACAATTACATCTTTGGTTAAAGTATTTCGGGCCGATGCGGCCATTCCTCCCGAACCGGAAGCGGAATCCTCCGAATACCGGCTTGTGCTGATCACCCAGGAATTAAATACGCCTTTCTGGAACAAAGTGGAGGCGGGTGCAATGGCAGCTGCCCGGCGCAGCGGAGCGGTACTGGAGGTATGGGGAAGCTACGGCATGAATCAGGAAGAATTTCTGAAGAAGATGGAAATCGCCATCGCCTCGAAGGTGAACGGAATTATCGCGCAGGGTCTGGACACCGATGACTTCAACCGGCTCATTTCCGTGAAGGCGGCCGAAAACGGGATTCCGGTTATTACTGTCGCCAACGATGCGCCCGGAAGCCTGCGCCGCACTTATGTCGGCTCCGACCATTATAAGGCGGGACAGATGATCGGAAGGCAGCTTCTTGCCGATATGGGAGACGCCGGAACTGTCGTACTGCTGAAATCCGACCGGCAGGAAGATTATCAGAGTCAACGGGAGAAAGGCATTCTAAATGTTCTGGACGTTAAAGCCCATCCGAATCTGCGGATTGTGACTGCGGCCACCGACAGCACGAGGGATAAAGTGATACGGATGATGAACGATGTTTTAAATCTGCATCCGAATGCAGACGCTTTCATCTCTCTAACGGCGGGAAATACCAGCGCAATGGTGCAGGCGATCGATAATCGATCCCAGGCGGAAAAGGATTTTATTTATTCCTTCGATGACAGCCCGGAAACGAGAGAGCTGCTGCGGAGGCACAAAATCGACGCTCTCATCCAGCAATCCCCGGAGAAGGTTGGGGAGCTGAGCGTGAATCTGATGGTCCAGTGGCTTAAAGGCCAAACGGTCCCCCTGAATTACAGAGGATATTTCACAAATATGCGGATACTGAAAGCGGAGAATATCGGATGA
- a CDS encoding sensor histidine kinase, with the protein MNGIQKKILTLSGIVLFIMAAIWAIMTYYNQRTQDQYNLILQRYLHMNEITSSSQQLVSRLNDYLLEPSTEKLSNLSGSEERLLAAQRQISGLRNKSNDFTLTNYIHLVDSLIDSTNRSVMFAKEKNSEQSLDYFTEADRFSQYISETTLTLMGKEMNTYDRFYRGIMEQSAELKKLGVWMFALISLMLFLFAYWFSLSITRPIQKLTAAARELSRGRFDLHIEVTSKDEISFLARTFDRMRININGLISEIQQKAQLEGELQRNKLLLQESRLLSLQRQINPHFLFNTLDTLSKKAYLEGAAETSDLLVNVAGILRYNLKRLDRSVTLYDEVKVLTQYIEIQNARFADRLQFLQEIDESCLYVQLPGLTLQPIVENAVIHAVEPLEDGGAITLRIREAGAQVIVEIEDNGAGMAEEKVREILDERVAETEGRSTGIGFSNVVRRLRLFYAEEDVLDIESRPGQGTKVILKLPKVRRIEGYDEAADRG; encoded by the coding sequence ATGAACGGTATTCAGAAGAAGATTTTGACATTGTCGGGCATCGTCCTCTTCATAATGGCGGCTATATGGGCAATCATGACTTACTACAATCAACGGACACAGGATCAGTACAACCTCATTCTGCAGCGCTACTTGCACATGAACGAAATTACCTCTTCAAGCCAGCAATTGGTTTCGAGGCTAAATGACTACTTGCTCGAACCGTCAACGGAGAAGCTGAGCAATCTCAGCGGCAGCGAAGAGCGGCTTTTGGCGGCGCAGCGCCAAATTTCCGGGCTTCGCAACAAGAGCAACGACTTTACGCTTACCAATTACATTCATTTAGTCGATAGTCTGATCGACTCGACGAACCGTTCCGTGATGTTCGCCAAGGAAAAGAACAGCGAGCAATCGCTTGACTATTTCACGGAAGCGGACCGCTTCTCGCAATATATTTCCGAGACGACGCTTACGCTGATGGGGAAGGAAATGAACACTTACGACCGTTTCTACAGGGGTATTATGGAGCAATCGGCGGAACTGAAGAAGCTTGGCGTGTGGATGTTTGCTCTGATCTCCCTTATGCTGTTTTTATTTGCTTACTGGTTCTCACTCAGCATTACCCGGCCGATTCAGAAGCTGACTGCAGCGGCCAGGGAGTTGTCACGAGGAAGATTCGATCTGCATATCGAGGTGACTTCCAAGGACGAGATTTCGTTTCTCGCCCGCACATTCGATCGAATGCGCATCAATATCAACGGCCTGATTTCCGAGATTCAGCAGAAAGCCCAGCTCGAGGGCGAACTCCAGAGAAACAAGCTGCTTCTTCAGGAAAGCCGGCTTCTCAGCTTGCAGCGCCAAATCAACCCTCACTTTCTGTTTAATACACTCGATACGCTTTCCAAGAAAGCTTATTTGGAGGGCGCCGCGGAAACAAGCGATTTGCTGGTGAACGTGGCGGGCATTCTCCGCTATAACTTGAAACGGTTGGATCGGTCCGTCACGCTGTATGACGAAGTGAAAGTATTAACGCAGTATATTGAAATCCAGAATGCGCGGTTTGCCGACCGCTTGCAGTTCTTGCAGGAGATCGACGAATCGTGCCTGTATGTGCAGCTTCCCGGTTTAACCCTTCAGCCGATTGTTGAAAACGCTGTCATTCATGCGGTAGAGCCGCTTGAGGACGGAGGCGCGATTACGCTTCGGATTCGTGAGGCGGGCGCTCAAGTGATCGTGGAAATCGAGGACAACGGGGCGGGTATGGCAGAGGAGAAGGTCAGGGAAATTCTGGACGAACGCGTCGCCGAAACGGAAGGCCGCTCCACGGGAATCGGGTTCAGCAATGTCGTCCGCCGGCTGCGCTTGTTCTATGCCGAGGAAGACGTACTCGACATCGAGAGCCGGCCGGGACAAGGGACCAAGGTAATACTGAAACTGCCGAAAGTAAGGAGGATTGAGGGCTATGATGAAGCTGCTGATCGTGGATGA